The Dyadobacter sp. 676 DNA window TGCCTGGTCGATCAGCATCCCTATGGTCGGGGCCTCGGGAGCAATTTTCGGGATTCTGATGGCGTTTGGTCTGCTGTTTCCAAACACGGAGCTGTTTCTCCTGTTCGTACCGTTTCCGATAAAAGCGAAATATTTTGTCGCTTTTTACGGGCTTTTCGAACTGTATTCGGGGATACAAAACGCTCAGTCCGACAATGTTGCCCACTTCGCACACGTTGGAGGAATGCTATTTGCATATATATTGTTGCGTTACTGGGGAACGCAAAAATCAAATTTCTATTAGAAGATGAGCAATATTGTTGACGACGTAAAACGGGAATTCGCGAAATCCGAGAACGCACTTGTAAAGATTATCCTGATAAATACGGCAGTATTCCTGATCCTGCTGCTGATGAAGATTGTGCTTACCCTTTCCCAATCTTCGAATGTGTATGCATTGGTAATCAATATGTTACAGCTTCCTGCAGCCACGGAAGAGTTCATATACAAGCCCTGGACGCTCATCACTTACTTCTTCACGCACGACGATATTTTCCACATCCTGTTCAATATGCTGTTTCTGTACTGGTTCGGGAAACTGGTGGATGAATATCTGGGAGCGAAGAGGGTCGTGGCGCTGTACATGCTTGGCGGGATCGCCGGTGGGCTGATTTATATTGTTTTATACAATTTACTCCCTTACTTTCAGGCACATATAGAGGGCTCCCGAATGCTCGGCGCATCCGCCGCGGCGTTTTCGGTGGCTGTGGGAGCTTCAACTTTGCTGCCTAATTATACGTTTAACCTGATCTTTCTCGGCCCTGTCCGCATCAAATTCATTGCGCTTTTTTACATAATCCTTTCGCTCGCGCAAACCGTCGGACCGAATGCAGGCGGTAACCTGGCGCATTTGGGCGGCGCGTTTACAGGTTATGTTTTCATCAAATTGCTGCAAAACGGGACAGATTTGGGTAAGCCGATCTACGGCATTCTGGCTGTGTGGTCACGTATTTTCCGGAAGCGCCCGTCGATGCAGGTAACTT harbors:
- a CDS encoding rhomboid family intramembrane serine protease, with protein sequence MSNIVDDVKREFAKSENALVKIILINTAVFLILLLMKIVLTLSQSSNVYALVINMLQLPAATEEFIYKPWTLITYFFTHDDIFHILFNMLFLYWFGKLVDEYLGAKRVVALYMLGGIAGGLIYIVLYNLLPYFQAHIEGSRMLGASAAAFSVAVGASTLLPNYTFNLIFLGPVRIKFIALFYIILSLAQTVGPNAGGNLAHLGGAFTGYVFIKLLQNGTDLGKPIYGILAVWSRIFRKRPSMQVTYRERQVYRSTSVYSSSSSGTIEMPDQMEIDSILDKISKSGYESLTREEKQKLFKASQQK